CAGCAGCCGTAATAGATATTATTATTCCCATACAGACCAGGGAATTTGGCGTAAATGTAACCCTGGCGGATCAGCCGGACCTCCAGCAGATCGACAGTTTTTACCATGGTTCGGGTGGTGGATTCTGGGGGATATATGTGGGGGATACGCTGGCAGGAACAATTGCCCTGATCAATATCGGGCATGAGGCGGGCGCCATCAGGAAAATGTTCGTTAAAAAGGAGTACCGCGGCAAGGAATACGGGCTGGCACAACGGCTGCTGGAGCACCTGATTGCCTGGTGCCGGGAAATGGGCATTAAAGACCTTTATCTTGGCACGGTGAATATCCTGCATGCGGCCATTCGCTTCTATGAACGCAATCAGTTTCAAGTAATTGCCAAAGCCGACTTACCTTCGTATTTCCCCCTGATGAGTGCGGACAATGTATTTTACCATCTTGCTATATAAAAATAATTACTATGCGGAACGTAATAGACGAATCAGGTATCCTGGCCATTTCAACGCGGCTGCAGCGTGTTGCGGAACAGCTCCGGAAAGACGGGCAGCAGATCTATAAAGCGCATGGGATCGACTTTGAGCCGAAATGGTTTCCGGTAGTATTTAGTTTACATAAGAAAGGCACCATGAGTGTTACAGAGATCGCGCAGGAGATAGGTTATACGCATCCTTCTACCATTAGCCTGCTCAAGGAGCTGGAAAAGCAGAAGCTGATCCGTTCCAAAAAAGATAAACAGGATGAGCGCAAGCGGCTGTTATTACTCACAGACAAAGGCCAGGAGCTGGTAGCAGGGATGGTACCCATCTGGCATCGTATGGAACAGGCGTTGGCAGCACTGACAGCTACAGAACACAACCTGATGCTGGCGATAGGAGAAGTAGAGGCAGCAATGGCCACAAAAAGTTTTTTTGAAAGAGAGCAACAGCTGCCCTGAGGCAGCTGCTTTTATTAGTGTTTGGTTTCGTAAATCTCATCTATATTTTTCGCTTCCGTGTTATATCCCTGTTGGAAGTTGAACTGCCGGAACCCTTTCGTATCGGGGATTTTAACAGTATACCCCTCCAGTGGCTCCAGTTCCACGATTACATTCGACAATTCACTGTCGACCATATGTCCACCGCCTTTTTTATCAGCAGAGAGGAAATGAAAATGATAACCGGAGATATTGGTGTTATCCATATAAGCCGGCAGCCGGTATCCGACAAGGTCGCCGGAGACCTGCCTGAATTCGAAGAACTGCTGTTGCTTTGACCAGGTTTTGAAATCCGGATAGGGTGGCTGTGTGGCCACAGGTGGCAGTGCACGGGATTTTACATACGAAAACTTACCGCTGATATGGATGGCGTACATCCCGTTCTGATTGGGGAAGAGGCTGTCCAGGCGGCGGTATAGTTCCTGCTTGCTGATGGTTTCGTTTATACGTATACGTATGGTAGGCCGGAAATTATTCACCATGGCAAAAGGTACTTTGTAATTATCCGGGAGTTCGCTGGTTTTACCGTCGGAGGTGGTCTGGTAGGCCTTTCCGTTAAAGATTAGTAATTCGCCGTTGATTTTGTCTGGCGCACCAATGCCGAAATCTCCTTTGGTTTTTAGTTCTCCGATAGGATAAAAGCCGTCATAGAGTCCGCCGAGCAGGCCAATGGCAATGCCTACGGTATGTAATTCGTGTGGTTCGGACTGGCTATAGGCAAAGCTGGGGTAACACGTCATTACTAACATAAACAGGTATTTCATGAATCTTAATTTTTGGGTAGCGCCAAATTAGGCATTTTTCAGGTAGATTTTTTTAGGGAAGATGATAAATAATTATGAAGATAGCCGCTGTTGTGCAATGGCAGGGGAGGCAGGCCGGTAATATACCGCTGAACGACGTATTGTGGCGGTTTTAAGTACGTGCTGTGGTGTATTGGCAGTCGATTTTTTAGTGTGGTATCCTGATCGTCACTAACATTTTACAGTATGGGGAGATTATCCGAAAACTATCTCTCTTTAAAATTTATTCAGAATTGGGAAAAATATCACCTGCAAATTTTTCCCGATTTGAGAAATGATTGAAAATTCCGGCTGCTACCTTTGCGGAAATTTTTGATGAATGCCGACACTGCTGAGAAATATCCTGCTATTCTTATTTTTATCTTTCCCGGTCCTGACCTTTGCACAATCTGATGACAA
This window of the Chitinophaga sp. Cy-1792 genome carries:
- a CDS encoding GNAT family N-acetyltransferase; protein product: MLPEIRIEKVYNDSSAAVIDIIIPIQTREFGVNVTLADQPDLQQIDSFYHGSGGGFWGIYVGDTLAGTIALINIGHEAGAIRKMFVKKEYRGKEYGLAQRLLEHLIAWCREMGIKDLYLGTVNILHAAIRFYERNQFQVIAKADLPSYFPLMSADNVFYHLAI
- a CDS encoding MarR family winged helix-turn-helix transcriptional regulator, whose translation is MRNVIDESGILAISTRLQRVAEQLRKDGQQIYKAHGIDFEPKWFPVVFSLHKKGTMSVTEIAQEIGYTHPSTISLLKELEKQKLIRSKKDKQDERKRLLLLTDKGQELVAGMVPIWHRMEQALAALTATEHNLMLAIGEVEAAMATKSFFEREQQLP
- the budA gene encoding acetolactate decarboxylase yields the protein MKYLFMLVMTCYPSFAYSQSEPHELHTVGIAIGLLGGLYDGFYPIGELKTKGDFGIGAPDKINGELLIFNGKAYQTTSDGKTSELPDNYKVPFAMVNNFRPTIRIRINETISKQELYRRLDSLFPNQNGMYAIHISGKFSYVKSRALPPVATQPPYPDFKTWSKQQQFFEFRQVSGDLVGYRLPAYMDNTNISGYHFHFLSADKKGGGHMVDSELSNVIVELEPLEGYTVKIPDTKGFRQFNFQQGYNTEAKNIDEIYETKH